Proteins encoded by one window of Manihot esculenta cultivar AM560-2 chromosome 10, M.esculenta_v8, whole genome shotgun sequence:
- the LOC110624255 gene encoding receptor-like protein EIX2, translating to MTSNSHIFTSFRSHKGPYPVIIADGSTYNVEGSGNVKPTRSITLTSVLSLPNLAFNLISVNKLTKDISCCVSFFPDYCLIQDLVTKQIIGRGHVSGVSTFWMHGLIGKIPQWLGDAFPCLKILSLRSNAFSGEVPSGLFNLSSFEVLDLAENQLRGSISTRVSNLKGLTEERRIRQDLSYGWVAGVYYEESLVVNSKGQSLKYTRTLSFLTCIDISGNHLHGDLPHEVTELSGLVVLNLSRNHISGQIPETISELHQLASLDLSSNMFFGPIPPSMISMSFLAYLNFSCNNLSGKIPYAGQMATFEANSFAGNPGLCGAPLVVRCSGSDTINKEMGNAYVYTNDRWPYLAIGLGYAAGLLIPYLLMAAKRSWSFVYFAFVDKTVDALLYLACKRTPCFGNHCDNLH from the exons ATGACAAGTAATTCTCATATTTTTACTAGCTTTCGATCTCATAAAGGACCTTATCCTGTTATTATAGCTGATGGATCAACCTATAATGTTGAGGGTTCTGGGAATGTTAAACCTACTCGTTCTATTACTCTAACATCTGTGCTAAGTCTACCTAATCttgcctttaatttaatctctgtGAATAAACTTACCAAAGACATAAGTTGTTGTGTTTCCTTTTTTCCTGATTATTGTCTCATTCAAGATCTtgtgacgaagcagattattggtagaggccATGTATCTGGAGTCTCTACATTTTGGATGCATGG GTTAATAGGGAAAATTCCACAATGGCTTGGAGATGCTTTTCCATGTCTTAAAATTCTTAGCTTGAGGTCCAATGCATTTTCAGGAGAAGTTCCTTCTGGACTTTTCAATTTGAGTTCTTTTGAAGTCCTGGACCTAGCAGAAAATCAGCTGAGAGGAAGCATTTCTACAAGAGTGAGTAATCTTAAGGGCTTGACTGAAGAACGACGCATTAGGCAGGATTTATCGTATGGGTGGGTGGCCGGTGTCTATTACGAAGAAAGTCTGGTTGTAAATTCAAAAGGTCAGTCTTTAAAGTACACAAGGACTCTTTCCTTTTTGACTTGCATAGACATTTCAGGAAACCATTTACATGGAGACCTGCCACATGAAGTCACAGAATTGTCTGGATTGGTGGTGTTAAACTTGTCAAGGAATCACATTAGTGGTCAAATTCCAGAAACTATTTCAGAATTGCATCAGTTGGCATCACTTGATCTATCAAGCAATATGTTTTTTGGTCCAATTCCTCCAAGCATGATCTCAATGTCTTTTCTAGCGTACTTGAATTTCTCATGCAACAATTTGTCAGGGAAAATTCCTTATGCAGGTCAAATGGCAACTTTTGAGGCAAATTCTTTTGCTGGAAATCCTGGACTTTGTGGTGCTCCTCTTGTTGTCAGGTGTTCTGGTTCTGATACAATTAATAAAGAGATGGGAAATGCCTATGTTTACACTAATGACAGGTGGCCTTACCTTGCCATTGGATTAGGATATGCAGCTGGCCTGCTGATTCCTTATCTGCTTATGGCAGCCAAAAGATCATGGAGCTTTGTGTACTTTGCTTTTGTGGATAAAACTGTGGATGCATTGTTATATTTGGCTTGCAAAAGAACACCTTGTTTTGGGAACCATTGTGATAATCTTCACTAG